A single genomic interval of Streptomyces sp. 1222.5 harbors:
- a CDS encoding 3-hydroxybutyrate oligomer hydrolase family protein codes for MLPHRTPPLGRPARRAALGALSLAAACSLLVTPATAAPTAAGAPAGHCTGQERLRVPGAALQQTDCLDELTTAGTVASGHTDPADYAGLTPKDLATPSGVPGIQIDGYFPDTSTTNTDHGWQHDSQFVVRLPDHWNGGLVVAGTPGNREQYANDRAIADWVLARGYAYAATDKGNTGTAFHRDGRRPGDAIAEWNTRLTQLTRAARAVVAQRYHRPPARTLATGMSNGGYLVRWQLENHPELYDGGVDWEGTLWRGDGPNLLTSLPAALRHYPAYAAGGPGAAEARTALHRAGFPAGSEFLWPYHYQVYWDLTQRIYREEVDPGYDGATEAGTPYCASGTPACDADYDYAARPAAVHRAVDRIALTGRIGKPLITLQGTLDVLLPISEDSDVYARMVHASGRGGLLRYYRIEDGTHTDSLVDAFPGRLRPLVPCHRAAFTALEGWITSGSRPPADHTVARPAGADATTLLTSCPLG; via the coding sequence ATGCTCCCACACCGCACCCCACCGCTCGGACGACCGGCACGGCGTGCCGCGCTCGGCGCGCTCTCCCTCGCCGCCGCCTGCTCCCTCCTGGTCACCCCGGCCACGGCGGCACCCACCGCGGCCGGGGCACCGGCCGGCCACTGCACCGGCCAGGAGCGGCTCCGCGTGCCCGGCGCCGCCCTCCAGCAGACCGACTGCCTGGACGAGCTGACCACCGCCGGGACCGTGGCCTCCGGCCACACCGACCCGGCCGACTACGCGGGCCTCACCCCGAAGGACCTGGCCACGCCCAGCGGAGTCCCCGGCATCCAGATCGACGGCTACTTCCCCGACACCTCCACCACCAACACCGACCACGGCTGGCAGCACGACTCCCAGTTCGTCGTACGTCTGCCCGACCACTGGAACGGCGGCCTGGTGGTCGCCGGCACCCCGGGCAACCGCGAGCAGTACGCCAACGACCGCGCGATCGCCGACTGGGTGCTGGCCCGCGGCTACGCCTACGCCGCCACCGACAAGGGCAACACCGGCACCGCCTTCCACCGCGACGGACGCCGGCCCGGCGACGCCATCGCCGAATGGAACACCCGCCTCACCCAGCTCACCCGCGCGGCCCGCGCCGTCGTCGCCCAGCGCTACCACCGGCCCCCGGCCCGCACCCTCGCCACCGGCATGTCCAACGGTGGCTACCTGGTGCGCTGGCAACTGGAGAACCACCCCGAGCTGTACGACGGCGGAGTCGACTGGGAGGGCACCCTCTGGCGCGGCGACGGCCCCAACCTGCTGACCTCCCTGCCGGCCGCGCTGCGCCACTACCCGGCCTACGCCGCCGGCGGCCCCGGAGCCGCCGAGGCCCGGACGGCCCTGCACCGGGCGGGCTTCCCGGCCGGCTCCGAGTTCCTGTGGCCGTACCACTACCAGGTCTACTGGGACCTCACCCAGCGCATCTACCGCGAGGAGGTCGACCCCGGCTACGACGGCGCCACCGAGGCGGGCACGCCGTACTGCGCCTCCGGCACACCCGCCTGCGACGCCGACTACGACTACGCGGCCCGCCCCGCCGCCGTCCACCGCGCCGTCGACCGCATCGCCCTCACCGGACGCATCGGCAAACCCCTGATCACCCTCCAGGGCACCCTCGACGTGCTGCTGCCGATCAGCGAGGACTCCGACGTCTACGCCCGCATGGTCCACGCGTCCGGGCGCGGCGGCCTGCTGCGGTACTACCGCATCGAGGACGGCACGCACACCGACTCCCTGGTCGACGCCTTCCCCGGCCGGCTCCGCCCGCTGGTGCCCTGCCACCGCGCGGCGTTCACGGCCCTCGAAGGGTGGATCACCTCGGGCAGCCGCCCGCCCGCCGACCACACGGTGGCGCGGCCGGCCGGCGCGGACGCGACGACCCTGCTCACCAGCTGCCCCCTGGGCTGA
- a CDS encoding N-acetylmuramoyl-L-alanine amidase, giving the protein MRGPATDPTSTPGHRHLRRAAGPFASAALLLPLLGAAPAHGATDSSADRLQQAFATAAADHHVPQSVLLAVSYLQSRWDGHGGAPSVTGGYGPMHLTDARAAVATTEHFAEGTEDARGDSARAARRHRVEVPAESAVPARLRTLRKAAELTGIPAADLRTDPAANVSGGAALLAAAQKELGEPLSADPADWYGAVARFSGADDTATAAAYADDVYDVLRSGEERTTDDGQQVALAARPRLVPDRAQLGRAGLRTLPTDGVECPKSVSCESVPAPYAQFGNDDYGNHDLGDRPASQRIKYIVVHDTEGAWDGVMNLIQDPTYVSWNYTIRSTDGLIAQHVKAKDVAWHAGNWDVNARSVGIEHEGFLADPDAWYTEAMYRSSARLVKYLSRKYDIPLDRQHILGHDNVPGPTTSTIPGMHTDPGPFWDWRHYFQLLGRPFERTGGKRSGLVTILPDYASNRPVYTGCTTKGEPCTAHGSSEVRLYSDHDVSAPLIKDIGLKTEPTDGVNDLSSRVSTGQQYAVADRWGDWTAIWYLGQKAWFQNPRKDPAAVSAKGLMVTPKDGLASIPVYGRAYPEKEAYPAGVPAQSVVPLPYTIPAGQRYVVGDEMPGEYYYAVTFTTDSHQVVVGEDLYYEIQYGHRVGFVRAADVTLEGSAR; this is encoded by the coding sequence TTGCGAGGTCCCGCCACCGATCCCACGTCCACGCCCGGCCACAGACATCTGCGGCGGGCCGCCGGCCCGTTCGCCTCCGCGGCCCTGCTGCTGCCGCTGCTCGGCGCGGCACCGGCGCACGGCGCCACCGACTCCTCCGCCGACCGGTTGCAGCAGGCGTTCGCCACCGCCGCGGCCGACCACCACGTTCCGCAGAGCGTTCTGCTGGCCGTCTCCTATCTGCAGTCCCGCTGGGACGGGCACGGCGGGGCGCCCAGCGTCACCGGCGGGTACGGCCCCATGCACCTCACCGACGCCAGGGCCGCCGTCGCGACCACGGAGCACTTCGCCGAGGGCACGGAGGACGCGCGGGGCGACTCGGCACGCGCCGCCCGCCGGCACCGCGTCGAGGTGCCGGCCGAGTCGGCGGTGCCGGCCCGGCTTCGGACGCTGCGCAAGGCGGCGGAGCTGACCGGCATCCCGGCCGCGGACCTGCGCACCGACCCGGCCGCGAACGTGTCCGGCGGCGCCGCCCTGCTCGCCGCCGCGCAGAAGGAGCTCGGCGAGCCGCTGAGCGCCGACCCGGCGGACTGGTACGGGGCGGTGGCGCGCTTCTCGGGCGCCGACGACACGGCGACCGCCGCCGCGTACGCGGACGACGTGTACGACGTGCTGCGCTCGGGTGAGGAGCGCACCACGGACGACGGCCAGCAGGTCGCGCTGGCTGCCCGGCCGCGGCTGGTCCCCGACCGGGCCCAGCTGGGGCGGGCCGGGCTGCGCACCCTGCCGACGGACGGCGTCGAGTGCCCGAAGTCGGTGTCGTGCGAGTCGGTCCCGGCGCCCTACGCGCAGTTCGGGAACGACGACTACGGCAACCACGACCTGGGCGACCGCCCGGCGTCGCAGCGGATCAAGTACATCGTCGTCCATGACACGGAGGGCGCCTGGGACGGGGTGATGAACCTGATCCAGGACCCCACCTATGTGTCGTGGAACTACACCATCCGTTCCACCGACGGGCTGATCGCTCAGCACGTCAAGGCCAAGGACGTGGCCTGGCACGCGGGCAACTGGGACGTCAACGCCCGGTCCGTCGGCATCGAGCACGAGGGCTTTCTCGCCGACCCGGACGCCTGGTACACGGAGGCGATGTACCGGTCCTCGGCCCGGCTGGTGAAGTACCTCTCCCGGAAGTACGACATCCCGCTGGACCGGCAGCACATCCTGGGCCACGACAACGTGCCCGGGCCGACCACGTCCACCATCCCGGGGATGCACACGGACCCCGGCCCGTTCTGGGACTGGCGGCACTACTTCCAGCTGCTGGGCCGCCCCTTCGAGCGGACGGGCGGCAAGCGGTCCGGGCTGGTGACGATCCTGCCCGACTACGCGTCGAACCGGCCCGTCTACACGGGCTGCACCACCAAGGGCGAGCCCTGCACGGCGCACGGCTCCAGCGAGGTGCGGCTGTACTCGGACCACGACGTGAGCGCGCCCCTGATCAAGGACATCGGGCTGAAGACCGAGCCGACCGACGGGGTGAACGACCTGTCCTCGCGGGTCTCCACCGGCCAGCAGTACGCGGTCGCCGACCGCTGGGGCGACTGGACGGCGATCTGGTACCTGGGGCAGAAGGCCTGGTTCCAGAACCCGCGCAAGGACCCGGCGGCGGTGTCCGCGAAGGGCCTGATGGTGACCCCGAAGGACGGCCTGGCGAGCATCCCGGTCTACGGGCGCGCCTATCCGGAGAAGGAGGCCTACCCGGCGGGAGTGCCCGCCCAGTCGGTGGTGCCGCTGCCGTACACGATTCCGGCCGGCCAGCGGTACGTGGTCGGTGACGAGATGCCGGGCGAGTACTACTACGCGGTCACCTTCACCACCGACTCGCACCAGGTCGTGGTGGGCGAGGACCTGTACTACGAGATCCAGTACGGCCACCGCGTCGGGTTCGTCCGGGCGGCGGACGTGACGCTGGAGGGCTCGGCCCGCTAG
- a CDS encoding PHB depolymerase family esterase has translation MRQPAASKEPPAAHREPLTRTTAPGRSPRRPRRLLARLLAVGAVVLGTALAGPLPTAHASVTLTRVSGFGSNPGALTMYVYRPASLTAHPPVVVALHGCTQSAQVYADNSGLPQLADQDGFLLVLAETTTANNANKCFNWFQSTDNRRDQGEALSVRQMVGQAVTAYGADPRRVYVTGLSAGGAMTSVMLATYPDVFTAGAVVAGLPYDCTKDNSPYLCMNPGVDLTPDAWAQRVRDAHPSYQGPWPRTAIWYGDQDTTVAPRNATELRDQWTALHGLSQTPTRTRTIGSDATRQDQYLAADGTVAVEVDRVPGIGHGTPVDPGTGTEQCGATGAPYFPDSICSSRWIARFFGLDTTDPGGSDPGDGGTAACWTASNYAQVQAGRATTSGGYAYAVGSRQNMGLYNTFVTHTLKESPTGYYTLADSGCP, from the coding sequence ATGCGCCAGCCCGCCGCGTCGAAGGAACCACCCGCAGCCCACCGCGAACCCCTCACCCGGACGACCGCGCCCGGGCGGTCCCCCCGCCGCCCGCGACGCCTCCTGGCCCGCCTCCTGGCCGTCGGGGCCGTCGTCCTCGGCACCGCCCTCGCCGGCCCCCTGCCCACGGCACACGCCTCCGTCACCCTCACCCGGGTGAGCGGCTTCGGTTCCAACCCGGGCGCCCTCACCATGTACGTGTACCGGCCCGCGTCCCTCACCGCGCATCCACCGGTGGTCGTGGCCCTGCACGGCTGCACCCAGAGCGCCCAGGTGTACGCCGACAACTCCGGGCTCCCGCAACTCGCCGACCAGGACGGGTTCCTGCTGGTGCTCGCCGAGACCACCACCGCCAACAACGCGAACAAATGCTTCAACTGGTTCCAGAGCACCGACAACCGGCGCGACCAGGGCGAGGCCCTCTCCGTCCGGCAGATGGTGGGCCAGGCCGTCACCGCCTACGGCGCCGATCCCCGACGGGTCTACGTCACCGGCCTGTCCGCGGGCGGCGCCATGACCTCGGTCATGCTCGCCACCTACCCCGACGTCTTCACCGCCGGCGCGGTCGTCGCCGGCCTGCCCTACGACTGCACCAAGGACAACAGCCCCTACCTCTGCATGAATCCCGGCGTCGACCTGACCCCCGACGCATGGGCCCAGCGCGTACGCGACGCACACCCGTCGTACCAGGGGCCCTGGCCGCGCACCGCCATCTGGTACGGCGACCAGGACACCACCGTCGCACCACGCAACGCCACCGAACTGCGCGACCAGTGGACGGCCCTGCACGGACTCTCCCAGACCCCCACCCGCACCCGCACGATCGGATCGGACGCCACCCGGCAGGACCAGTACCTGGCCGCCGACGGCACGGTCGCCGTCGAGGTCGACCGCGTCCCCGGCATCGGCCACGGCACCCCGGTCGACCCCGGCACCGGCACCGAGCAGTGCGGTGCCACCGGCGCCCCCTACTTCCCCGACTCCATCTGTTCCAGCCGCTGGATCGCCCGCTTCTTCGGCCTGGACACCACCGACCCGGGCGGCTCCGACCCCGGCGACGGCGGCACCGCCGCCTGCTGGACGGCGAGCAACTACGCCCAGGTACAGGCCGGACGGGCCACCACCAGCGGCGGCTACGCCTACGCCGTCGGCTCCCGCCAGAACATGGGCCTCTACAACACGTTCGTCACCCACACCCTGAAGGAGTCGCCCACCGGCTACTACACCCTCGCGGACAGCGGCTGCCCCTGA
- a CDS encoding aminoglycoside phosphotransferase family protein: protein MYAASSSVSAPPRPLRSRPAGGGPYLDPAVRPGGPVLGAGRPRRVPGQPGAQQLSGRLDLSGPQGAQLRTAIAAVHRICPEFAPVQVLRRSGRSVLLVGTTGRSTAVAKCLLDHSPAWAERSRHEIAVYRSFVRHRPPVRVPRLIAADPDNCTLVIERTPGRTLALQRHPLEAPPRADIRAALGAVCRVNAWRPPAGTFDMPLDYAARISRYHELGLLTDRDLGDLQKLLHGIAHEVGRHGMLQFCHGDALLSNILVSPAGPVLVDWEHAGWYLPGYDLATLWLVLGDAPVARRQISQIAQSAGPASRDAFLVNLMLLLTREIRTYETAVQRSMHDTAPAAPGTAHPGAVPSGEEQRLLLRRLHDDCQMARRAVRAAVGTR, encoded by the coding sequence ATGTACGCAGCATCGTCCTCCGTGTCCGCCCCGCCCCGGCCGCTGCGCTCCCGCCCGGCGGGCGGCGGACCGTATCTCGACCCGGCGGTGCGGCCGGGCGGCCCCGTGCTCGGTGCGGGCCGGCCCCGGCGGGTGCCGGGCCAGCCCGGCGCCCAGCAGCTCAGCGGCAGACTGGATCTGTCCGGCCCCCAGGGCGCGCAGCTGCGCACCGCGATCGCCGCGGTGCACCGGATCTGTCCGGAGTTCGCGCCGGTGCAGGTGCTGAGGCGCAGCGGACGGTCCGTCCTGCTCGTCGGGACGACGGGGCGCAGCACGGCCGTCGCCAAGTGCCTGCTGGACCACTCGCCCGCCTGGGCCGAGCGGAGCCGCCACGAAATAGCGGTGTACCGCTCGTTCGTCCGGCACCGGCCTCCGGTCCGTGTGCCGAGGCTGATCGCGGCGGACCCGGACAACTGCACGCTGGTCATCGAGCGGACCCCCGGCCGGACGCTGGCACTTCAGCGGCATCCGCTGGAGGCCCCGCCCCGCGCGGACATCCGGGCCGCGCTCGGCGCCGTCTGCCGGGTGAACGCCTGGCGGCCCCCGGCGGGCACCTTCGACATGCCGCTGGACTACGCGGCCCGGATCTCCCGGTACCACGAGCTGGGTCTGCTCACCGACCGGGACCTCGGCGATCTGCAGAAGCTGCTGCACGGCATCGCCCATGAGGTGGGCCGGCACGGCATGCTCCAGTTCTGCCACGGCGACGCGCTGCTCTCGAACATCCTGGTGTCACCGGCCGGTCCAGTGCTGGTGGACTGGGAGCACGCGGGCTGGTACCTGCCGGGGTACGACCTGGCCACGCTGTGGCTCGTCCTCGGGGACGCGCCGGTGGCCCGGCGGCAGATCAGCCAGATCGCCCAGTCGGCGGGTCCGGCCTCCCGGGACGCCTTCCTGGTGAACCTGATGCTGCTGCTCACCCGGGAGATCCGTACGTACGAGACGGCCGTGCAGCGTTCGATGCACGATACGGCCCCGGCGGCCCCGGGCACGGCCCACCCGGGTGCTGTGCCGTCCGGCGAGGAACAGCGGCTGCTGCTCAGGCGGCTGCACGACGACTGCCAGATGGCCCGCCGGGCCGTCCGCGCGGCGGTCGGCACTCGCTGA